In the genome of Oncorhynchus mykiss isolate Arlee chromosome 18, USDA_OmykA_1.1, whole genome shotgun sequence, one region contains:
- the LOC110496193 gene encoding glyceraldehyde-3-phosphate dehydrogenase, giving the protein MVKIGINGFGRIGRLVTRAAAKSGEVNVVAINDPFIDLDYMVYMFKYDSTHGVWKHSEVRQENGKLIIGNLHITVFHERDPSQIKWGDAGADYVVESTGVFTTIDKASAHLQGGAKRVIISAPSADAPMFVMGVNHHHYDNSLKVVSNASCTTNCLAPIAKVINDNFGIIEGLMSTVHAVTATQKTVDGPSGKLWRDGRGASQNIIPASTGAAKAVSKVIPELNGKLTGMAFRVPTPNVSVVDLTVRLEKAAPYEEIKRVIKEASKGPMKGILGYTEDQVVSTDFNGDKRSSIFDAGAGIALNDHFVKLVSWYDNEYGYSNRVIDLCLHMALKE; this is encoded by the exons ATGGTGAAGATTGGAATCAATGG ATTTGGGCGTATCGGGCGCCTGGTGACCCGTGCCGCTGCCAAGAGTGGTGAAGTCAATGTCGTCGCAATCAACGACCCCTTCATTGACCTGGACTACATG GTCTACATGTTCAAGTATGACTCCACTCACGGTGTATGGAAGCACAGTGAAGTGAGACAAGAGAATGGCAAGCTGATCATTGGCAACCTGCACATCACAGTTTTCCATGA GAGGGACCCTTCCCAGATCAAGTGGGGTGATGCTGGCGCTGACTACGTTGTTGAGTCTACTGGTGTGTTCACCACCATCGACAAGGCCTCT GCTCACCTGCAGGGAGGTGCCAAGAGGGTCATCATCTCCGCCCCCAGCGCCGATGCCCCCATGTTCGTGATGGGAGTCAACCACCATCATTACGATAACTCCCTGAAGGTTGTCAG CAACGCCTCCTGCACAACTAACTGCCTGGCTCCCATCGCCAAGGTTATCAACGACAACTTCGGCATCATTGAGGGTCTCATG AGCACAGTTCACGCCGTCACAGCCACACAGAAGACCGTTGACGGGCCCTCCGGTAAGCTGTGGAGAGATGGACGTGGTGCCAGCCAGAACATTATCCCCGCCTCCACCGGCGCCGCCAAGGCCGTGAGCAAGGTTATCCCCGAGCTGAATGG CAAGCTGACCGGCATGGCCTTCCGTGTCCCCACTCCCAATGTGTCCGTGGTTGACCTGACTGTCCGTCTTGAGAAGGCT GCCCCTTATGAAGAGATCAAGAGAGTCATCAAGGAGGCTTCCAAAGGACCCATGAAGGGAATTCTGGGATACACGGAGGACCAA GTGGTGTCCACAGACTTCAACGGCGACAAACGTTCCTCAATCTTCGACGCAGGGGCAGGCATTGCACTCAACGACCACTTTGTCAAG